The following are encoded in a window of Acidobacteriota bacterium genomic DNA:
- a CDS encoding polyisoprenoid-binding protein — translation MTKGKALLLALILALPATVSAAPKTFEVDPAHSSVVFKIRHLLTNVTGKFKEFHGTIVYDAEDPSGSSVEFTVEAKSIDTGVAKRDGHLRSPDFFDVARYPAITFKSKKVAPGKDGMLLVTGDLTLHGVTKEITVPVEVLGVIDSPFGVRAGFETHFTIDRQDFGINWNKALDQGGVVLGNEVAIEISVEAAAH, via the coding sequence ATGACGAAAGGCAAGGCGCTCCTGCTGGCCCTCATCCTCGCGCTTCCGGCGACGGTCTCGGCCGCCCCCAAGACGTTCGAGGTCGATCCCGCCCACTCCAGCGTGGTCTTCAAGATCCGCCACCTGCTGACCAACGTGACCGGGAAGTTCAAGGAATTCCACGGAACGATCGTGTACGACGCGGAGGATCCCTCGGGCTCGTCGGTCGAGTTCACCGTGGAGGCGAAGAGCATCGACACCGGGGTCGCCAAGCGCGACGGCCACCTGCGCTCGCCCGATTTCTTCGACGTGGCGCGTTACCCGGCGATCACGTTCAAGAGCAAGAAGGTGGCCCCCGGCAAGGACGGCATGCTCCTCGTGACCGGAGATCTGACGCTGCACGGCGTGACCAAGGAGATCACGGTCCCGGTCGAGGTGCTCGGCGTCATCGACAGTCCCTTCGGCGTCCGAGCGGGGTTCGAAACGCACTTCACGATCGACCGGCAGGACTTCGGCATCAACTGGAACAAGGCTCTCGATCAGGGTGGTGTGGTCCTCGGCAACGAGGTCGCCATCGAGATCTCGGTCGAGGCCGCGGCCCACTGA